One Gammaproteobacteria bacterium DNA segment encodes these proteins:
- a CDS encoding cereblon family protein translates to MNGDNSIVAICTAAMDGPIPVSAVLPRRPGHMPPCPPRSPVQWLDAPATTRQRPPAPRRQTDDRDHPGDGALLCALCRHPVTHPRERIVRAGAHEHGRMNPAGFSFHLACFAAAPGAMVVGPATLEHTWFAGHGWRIALCGGCGEQLGWRFEAPDGDRFYGLIVGRLVAADTPET, encoded by the coding sequence ATGAACGGCGACAATTCCATCGTGGCCATCTGCACCGCGGCCATGGATGGCCCCATACCGGTGAGTGCAGTCCTCCCTCGGCGCCCCGGGCATATGCCGCCCTGCCCCCCGCGCTCGCCCGTCCAGTGGCTGGATGCCCCGGCCACCACACGGCAGCGGCCACCGGCGCCGCGACGCCAGACCGATGATCGGGACCACCCGGGCGACGGCGCCTTGTTGTGCGCCCTTTGCCGTCATCCGGTGACCCATCCCAGGGAACGTATCGTGCGCGCCGGGGCCCACGAGCATGGCCGCATGAACCCCGCGGGTTTCAGCTTTCACCTGGCCTGTTTCGCGGCCGCTCCGGGAGCGATGGTCGTGGGACCGGCCACCCTGGAGCACACCTGGTTCGCCGGCCATGGGTGGCGCATCGCCTTGTGCGGCGGCTGCGGTGAGCAGTTGGGCTGGCGCTTCGAGGCCCCTGACGGCGACCGCTTCTACGGCCTCATCGTCGGCCGGCTGGTGGCGGCGGATACACCGGAGACCTGA
- a CDS encoding pyridoxamine 5'-phosphate oxidase family protein, which yields MKAQDLECCARLLGGRRWAALATMGADGPLASMVAFVPDPDWQGVLMHLSTLAAHTRNLATSGRASLVVSETDDGSGDPQELARLTLSGPVIVLSPADDGYGTAREAYVGRFAAAEPRFAFADFHLYRLVPERVHFVGGFARAHSLAGASFLARLQACTAYPHRGLSG from the coding sequence TTGAAGGCGCAAGATCTCGAGTGTTGCGCCCGGCTCCTCGGTGGCCGGCGCTGGGCGGCCCTGGCCACCATGGGAGCGGATGGCCCCCTGGCCTCCATGGTCGCCTTCGTGCCGGATCCCGACTGGCAGGGAGTGCTCATGCATCTCAGTACCCTCGCGGCGCACACACGCAATCTTGCGACGTCGGGGCGGGCCTCTCTGGTGGTCTCCGAGACGGACGACGGCAGCGGCGATCCCCAGGAGCTGGCCCGCCTGACCCTCAGCGGCCCGGTCATCGTGCTGTCTCCTGCCGATGACGGCTACGGGACGGCACGGGAGGCCTATGTGGGCCGGTTTGCGGCGGCGGAGCCGCGCTTCGCCTTCGCCGACTTTCATCTCTACCGCCTGGTGCCGGAGCGGGTCCATTTCGTGGGCGGTTTCGCCCGCGCTCACAGCCTTGCGGGGGCATCGTTCCTCGCCCGGCTGCAGGCCTGTACGGCTTATCCCCACCGCGGGCTGTCGGGCTGA
- the coq7 gene encoding 2-polyprenyl-3-methyl-6-methoxy-1,4-benzoquinone monooxygenase gives MQNRNLSKLDDLLISVDQGLRTVFGRPLTTGRPNPARDTPEGALDGTQEGVSRGLMRVNHAGEVAAQGLYQGQAVTARLPQVRHSMEQAAQEENDHLAWCEDRVRELGGRPSLLGPFWYAGSFMIGALAGAAGDKWSLGFVAETERQVGDHLGDHLYRLPEDDHRSRAIVQQMREDEARHATVAVESGGAPLPKAVRRLMRLTSKVMTSVAYRI, from the coding sequence ATCCAGAACCGCAATCTGTCGAAACTCGACGACCTGCTCATCAGCGTCGATCAGGGTCTGCGCACCGTGTTCGGGCGTCCCCTCACTACCGGCCGGCCCAACCCCGCCCGCGACACGCCGGAGGGGGCGTTGGATGGCACTCAGGAAGGGGTGTCCCGTGGTCTCATGCGGGTCAATCATGCCGGTGAGGTGGCGGCCCAGGGCCTCTACCAGGGGCAGGCCGTGACCGCCCGCCTGCCCCAGGTGCGGCACAGCATGGAGCAGGCGGCGCAGGAGGAGAACGACCACTTGGCCTGGTGTGAGGACCGGGTGCGGGAACTGGGGGGCAGGCCGAGCCTGCTGGGTCCCTTCTGGTACGCCGGGTCCTTCATGATCGGCGCCCTGGCCGGCGCGGCGGGGGACAAATGGAGCCTGGGTTTCGTGGCGGAGACGGAGCGCCAGGTGGGTGACCACCTGGGGGATCATCTCTACCGGTTGCCGGAGGACGATCATCGCAGCCGGGCCATCGTCCAGCAGATGCGGGAGGACGAGGCGCGTCATGCCACGGTGGCGGTGGAGAGCGGCGGGGCGCCGCTGCCGAAGGCGGTGCGCCGGCTCATGCGCCTCACCTCCAAGGTGATGACCAGCGTCGCCTACCGTATCTGA
- a CDS encoding (Fe-S)-binding protein, with the protein MNDTPSDAGAARVERLLRGADRCVKCGLCLPVCPTYGLERNEADSPRGRIALIQGLAEDRIGATTGTLGHLDGCLSCRACEAVCPSGVPYGELMDGAYAELVARGAIQPAPLNDLLARWPLRLGGVATRGLVLAARAAGVLTRLKVVPLSASSSVGRWLRLTASLEGRPRAAPAYGTHEAHHQRRGTVGLHLGCVSRLVEPAVLHAATRLLTAAGYDVVVPKGQACCGAIHLHGGFATVASDLARHNAQAFASGTCEAVVSCASGCGAVLGAAARDGASAENAGATMAEVWDVSRFLLDHGVEGLRFRPLEARVLVHDPCTLRNVMGQHEAVYALLALVPGLEVTALDGNAVCCGSAGTHLLRHAATADRLAAPKVAAARDAGAAYLATSNVGCALHLRLSLDGARDVPEVLHPVELLARQLDD; encoded by the coding sequence ATGAATGATACCCCCTCCGATGCGGGGGCCGCACGTGTGGAGCGGCTGCTCCGGGGCGCCGATCGGTGCGTGAAATGCGGCCTGTGCCTGCCGGTCTGCCCCACCTATGGTTTGGAGCGCAACGAGGCGGATTCGCCGCGGGGTCGTATCGCCCTCATACAGGGTTTGGCGGAGGACCGCATCGGTGCCACGACGGGCACCCTGGGCCACCTCGACGGCTGTCTGTCCTGTCGGGCCTGCGAAGCAGTGTGTCCCTCGGGGGTGCCCTACGGCGAACTCATGGACGGCGCCTATGCCGAACTCGTGGCGCGGGGGGCGATCCAGCCGGCCCCATTAAATGATCTGCTGGCCCGCTGGCCGCTGCGCCTCGGTGGCGTTGCTACCCGTGGCCTCGTCCTGGCTGCCCGTGCCGCCGGGGTTCTGACGCGTCTCAAGGTGGTTCCTCTGTCGGCTTCGTCCAGCGTCGGGCGGTGGCTGCGCCTCACCGCGTCCCTCGAGGGCCGTCCCAGGGCGGCGCCGGCTTATGGCACCCATGAGGCGCACCACCAGCGGCGGGGCACGGTGGGCCTGCATCTCGGCTGCGTGTCCCGTCTCGTGGAACCGGCGGTCCTTCATGCCGCCACGCGGTTGCTGACGGCGGCGGGCTACGACGTGGTCGTGCCGAAGGGGCAGGCGTGTTGCGGTGCCATCCATCTCCACGGCGGTTTCGCGACGGTGGCGTCCGACTTGGCCCGCCACAATGCGCAGGCCTTCGCGTCCGGCACCTGCGAAGCCGTGGTGAGTTGCGCCAGCGGCTGCGGTGCCGTGCTGGGGGCTGCGGCCCGTGACGGCGCCAGCGCGGAGAACGCCGGCGCGACGATGGCCGAGGTGTGGGATGTCTCCCGTTTCCTGCTGGATCACGGCGTCGAGGGCTTGCGGTTCAGGCCTCTCGAGGCCCGAGTGCTGGTGCATGATCCGTGCACCCTGCGTAACGTCATGGGCCAGCATGAGGCAGTCTACGCCCTGCTCGCCCTGGTCCCCGGGCTCGAGGTGACGGCCCTGGACGGCAATGCCGTTTGCTGTGGCTCGGCGGGCACTCACCTGCTGCGGCACGCGGCTACGGCGGACCGCCTGGCGGCCCCCAAGGTGGCCGCTGCGCGGGACGCAGGCGCCGCCTATCTCGCCACCTCCAACGTGGGGTGTGCCCTCCATCTGCGGCTCAGTCTCGACGGGGCGCGGGATGTACCGGAGGTGTTGCACCCCGTGGAACTGCTGGCGCGCCAGCTTGATGATTAA
- a CDS encoding (2Fe-2S) ferredoxin domain-containing protein yields MSSDYYRYHVFFCTNQRPDGEGCCNNFNSKDMRDYAKSRTKELGIAGKGGVRINTAGCLDRCAEGPVVVVYPEGTWYTWVDQEDVDEIIERHLVNGEVVERLRI; encoded by the coding sequence ATGTCCTCGGACTACTATCGATATCATGTCTTTTTCTGCACCAACCAGCGACCCGACGGTGAGGGTTGCTGTAACAATTTCAATTCAAAGGATATGCGGGATTACGCCAAAAGCCGAACCAAGGAACTCGGTATCGCGGGCAAGGGCGGGGTGAGAATCAATACCGCCGGCTGCCTGGACCGCTGCGCGGAGGGCCCGGTGGTGGTGGTCTATCCCGAGGGCACCTGGTACACCTGGGTGGACCAGGAGGACGTGGATGAGATCATCGAACGGCATCTGGTCAACGGAGAGGTGGTGGAGCGACTCAGAATCTGA
- the rplM gene encoding 50S ribosomal protein L13 — MATFTAKPQTVERDWYVVDAADKVLGRLATEIARRLRGKHKAEYTPHVDTGDYIVVINADKIRITGQKRWDKHYWRHTGYPGGIKSATFDKLQQTHPERIIESAVKGMLPKGPLGRSMYRKLKVYAGAEHRHSAQQPKPLEV; from the coding sequence ATGGCCACCTTCACCGCCAAACCCCAAACCGTCGAGAGAGACTGGTACGTCGTCGACGCCGCAGACAAGGTGCTCGGCCGTCTGGCCACGGAGATCGCCCGGCGACTGCGCGGCAAGCATAAGGCCGAGTACACGCCTCATGTGGACACCGGCGATTACATCGTCGTCATCAACGCCGACAAGATCAGGATCACCGGCCAGAAACGCTGGGACAAGCACTACTGGCGCCATACCGGCTACCCGGGCGGCATCAAATCCGCCACCTTCGACAAACTGCAGCAGACCCATCCCGAACGGATCATCGAATCTGCGGTCAAAGGCATGCTGCCGAAGGGACCCCTGGGTCGCTCCATGTATCGCAAGCTCAAGGTCTACGCCGGCGCCGAACATCGCCATAGCGCACAACAGCCCAAGCCCCTGGAGGTTTGA
- the rpsI gene encoding 30S ribosomal protein S9 yields MATETHQTIGRRKTSTARVILTRGGGNITVNDRPLDTYFGRETARMIVRQPLELVDMADKLDFRITVRGGGNSGQAGAIRHGITRALMAYDESHRGALRQAGYVTRDARQVERKKIGLHKARKRPQYSKR; encoded by the coding sequence ATGGCAACTGAAACCCATCAGACTATCGGTCGGCGCAAGACCTCCACGGCCCGGGTGATCCTGACCCGGGGCGGCGGCAACATCACGGTAAACGACCGCCCGCTGGATACCTATTTCGGCCGTGAGACGGCACGCATGATCGTGCGTCAGCCACTGGAACTCGTGGACATGGCCGACAAGCTGGATTTCAGGATCACGGTCCGCGGTGGCGGCAACAGCGGCCAGGCCGGCGCCATTCGCCACGGCATCACCCGGGCCCTCATGGCCTATGACGAGAGCCATCGCGGCGCGTTGCGGCAGGCCGGTTACGTCACCCGGGACGCGCGTCAGGTGGAGCGCAAGAAGATAGGCCTGCACAAGGCCCGCAAGCGCCCGCAGTACTCCAAGCGCTGA
- a CDS encoding DUF4126 domain-containing protein translates to MEAVALISLAMGTAWASGINLYAAVFMLGILGSSGHVVLPPELEVLTDPLVITAAGFMYCVEFFTDKVPGVDTGWDAIHSFIRIPAGAVLAAGAMAEVGPAAELAGFLIGGSLAATSHITKAGGRVLINTSPEPVSNWTASLAEDLAVIAGLWTALNHPVVFLVLLGVFLILAVWLLPRIWRGVKFVGCRIARLFGGCKEPAPTPEPDGSLTDLPSLRPPEPGDGGDRTPQRP, encoded by the coding sequence ATGGAAGCTGTGGCACTCATCTCCCTCGCCATGGGAACGGCCTGGGCCAGCGGCATCAACCTCTATGCTGCGGTTTTCATGTTGGGGATACTCGGGTCCTCGGGCCACGTGGTGTTGCCGCCCGAGTTGGAGGTGCTGACGGATCCTCTGGTCATTACCGCCGCCGGCTTCATGTACTGCGTGGAGTTCTTCACCGACAAGGTGCCGGGGGTGGATACGGGCTGGGATGCCATTCACAGCTTCATCCGCATTCCTGCCGGGGCCGTGCTGGCCGCCGGGGCCATGGCGGAGGTGGGCCCGGCCGCCGAGTTGGCCGGTTTTCTCATCGGCGGCTCCCTGGCCGCCACCTCCCACATCACCAAGGCCGGCGGACGGGTGTTGATCAACACCTCACCGGAACCTGTCAGCAACTGGACCGCCTCCCTGGCCGAGGACCTGGCGGTCATCGCCGGCCTGTGGACCGCTCTCAATCATCCCGTGGTCTTCCTGGTGCTCCTCGGGGTGTTCCTCATTCTCGCCGTCTGGCTGCTGCCGAGGATCTGGCGCGGGGTGAAGTTCGTAGGGTGCCGCATCGCCCGGCTCTTCGGCGGCTGCAAGGAACCGGCTCCGACCCCGGAACCCGATGGGAGCCTCACGGATCTGCCCTCCCTGAGGCCACCGGAGCCCGGGGACGGCGGCGACCGGACACCCCAGAGGCCCTAG
- the hemW gene encoding radical SAM family heme chaperone HemW has protein sequence MSTAPRQRDVATIDAGRVPVSLYVHIPWCVRKCPYCDFNSHPTRGELPEGPYVAALLDDLDHERDAIAGRTIHSVFIGGGTPSLFAPASIARLLRGIARRVDLADDCEVTLEANPGTVDAGRFAGFREAGVNRLSIGVQSFDDRMLRRLGRIHGAHDALVAARSALAAGFDGVNLDLMFGLPGQSHAGAVRDVEMALELAPGHVSYYQLTLEPNTLFHVRPPELPQDDAVTAMWDHGRSLLEGAGYAQYEVSAYAVPGRACRHNLNYWCFGDYAGIGAGAHGKYSRADGAVVRTVKHKHPTAYLQAAGDGRLLSRRVVERRDLTVEFMMNALRIRGGVSMELYSARTGLPAAGLRAAIGRGRELGLLAPGVDRICPTDVGYRFVDRLVELFLEEEAG, from the coding sequence ATGAGCACGGCACCGCGGCAGCGGGACGTGGCCACCATCGATGCCGGCCGGGTGCCCGTCTCCCTTTACGTCCATATCCCCTGGTGCGTGCGCAAGTGTCCTTACTGCGATTTCAACTCCCACCCGACTCGCGGTGAGTTGCCGGAAGGACCCTATGTCGCGGCACTGCTGGACGATCTGGATCACGAGCGGGATGCCATCGCCGGGCGTACCATCCACAGCGTGTTCATCGGCGGCGGCACGCCGAGCCTGTTCGCACCGGCGTCCATCGCCCGACTGCTCCGGGGCATCGCCCGGCGGGTGGATCTGGCGGATGACTGCGAAGTGACTCTGGAGGCCAATCCCGGCACCGTCGATGCGGGGCGCTTCGCGGGTTTCCGGGAGGCGGGCGTGAACCGCCTCTCCATCGGGGTCCAGAGCTTCGATGACCGTATGCTGAGAAGGCTGGGGCGTATCCACGGCGCCCATGATGCCCTGGTCGCGGCCCGTTCGGCCCTGGCCGCCGGCTTCGACGGTGTCAACCTCGACCTCATGTTCGGTCTGCCGGGTCAGAGCCACGCCGGCGCCGTCCGGGACGTGGAGATGGCCCTGGAACTCGCGCCCGGCCATGTGTCCTATTATCAGCTCACCCTCGAACCCAACACCCTGTTCCATGTGCGCCCCCCGGAGCTGCCGCAAGATGACGCCGTGACGGCCATGTGGGATCACGGTCGGAGCCTGCTGGAAGGGGCGGGCTACGCCCAATACGAGGTGTCCGCCTACGCGGTGCCGGGCCGGGCCTGCCGGCATAACCTCAATTACTGGTGCTTCGGCGATTACGCAGGGATCGGCGCCGGCGCCCACGGCAAGTATTCCCGGGCCGACGGCGCCGTGGTGAGGACCGTCAAGCACAAGCATCCCACCGCCTATCTGCAGGCCGCGGGCGATGGCCGCCTGCTGAGTCGCCGGGTGGTGGAGCGTCGTGATCTCACGGTGGAGTTCATGATGAACGCCCTGCGGATCCGCGGCGGGGTGTCCATGGAACTCTACAGCGCCCGCACCGGTCTGCCGGCGGCGGGCCTGCGGGCGGCCATCGGCCGCGGCCGGGAACTGGGGTTGCTGGCGCCCGGGGTCGATAGGATATGCCCCACGGATGTGGGCTATCGTTTCGTCGACCGGCTAGTGGAACTCTTTCTCGAAGAAGAGGCCGGTTAG
- the rdgB gene encoding RdgB/HAM1 family non-canonical purine NTP pyrophosphatase has protein sequence MIRVVLASNNRGKVREFSQVLAGCHLDIHPQAELGVTAEVEETGGTFVENAILKARHAARITGLPALADDSGIEVDALRGAPGIRSARFAGDSATDAENVELLLARLAGVPDEARSARFQCLLVYMSHHEDPTPVICQGTWEGAITRVPAGDNGFGYDPVFRVPGHGCTAAQLDAEVKNRLSHRGQALGCLVARLAHLAG, from the coding sequence ATGATCCGGGTGGTGCTGGCCAGCAACAACCGGGGCAAGGTGCGGGAGTTCAGCCAGGTGCTGGCGGGCTGCCATCTCGACATCCACCCCCAGGCGGAGCTTGGTGTCACCGCGGAGGTGGAGGAGACGGGCGGCACCTTCGTGGAGAACGCCATCCTCAAGGCACGCCACGCCGCCCGCATCACCGGTCTGCCGGCCCTGGCGGATGACTCCGGCATCGAGGTGGATGCCCTGCGGGGCGCGCCCGGTATCCGCTCGGCGCGCTTCGCCGGCGATTCCGCCACCGATGCCGAGAACGTCGAGTTGCTGCTGGCGCGTCTCGCCGGCGTGCCCGACGAGGCGCGCAGCGCCCGCTTCCAGTGTCTGCTGGTGTACATGAGCCACCACGAGGACCCCACGCCGGTCATCTGCCAGGGTACCTGGGAGGGGGCTATCACCCGCGTGCCCGCAGGCGACAACGGCTTCGGTTATGATCCCGTGTTCCGGGTGCCCGGCCACGGGTGCACGGCGGCACAGCTCGATGCCGAGGTGAAGAACCGTCTCAGCCATCGCGGGCAGGCGCTGGGGTGTCTGGTGGCGAGGCTGGCCCATCTTGCCGGCTGA
- the rph gene encoding ribonuclease PH, protein MRPSGRTPDQMRQVNFTRGYTMHAEGSVLAEFGDTRVLCTASVEENVPRFLKGKGRGWVTAEYGMLPRSTGSRMGREAAMGRQGGRTMEIQRLIGRALRAVVDSQALGERRIVLDCDVIQADGGTRTAAISGAYVALADALAGLVSRGVLGRSPIHGAVAAVSVGVHQGVPILDLDYAEDSEAETDMNVVMNDAGAFIEVQGTAEGHAFRRDELDAMLDLALEGGRRILEAQRLALGTAS, encoded by the coding sequence ATGCGCCCCAGCGGCCGCACCCCCGATCAAATGCGTCAGGTCAATTTCACTCGCGGTTACACCATGCATGCCGAAGGTTCGGTGCTGGCCGAGTTCGGCGACACCCGGGTATTGTGCACCGCCAGCGTGGAGGAGAACGTGCCGCGCTTCCTGAAGGGCAAGGGCCGGGGTTGGGTGACGGCGGAGTACGGCATGCTTCCCCGCTCCACGGGCAGCCGCATGGGGCGGGAGGCCGCCATGGGACGTCAGGGCGGGCGCACTATGGAGATCCAGCGTCTCATCGGGCGTGCCCTGCGGGCGGTGGTCGACAGCCAGGCCCTCGGAGAGCGTCGGATCGTGCTGGACTGCGATGTCATCCAGGCGGATGGCGGTACTCGCACCGCCGCCATCAGTGGCGCCTACGTGGCTCTGGCGGATGCCCTGGCGGGGCTGGTATCCCGCGGGGTGCTGGGGCGCTCCCCCATTCACGGCGCGGTGGCGGCCGTGTCGGTCGGGGTTCATCAGGGCGTGCCCATCCTGGACCTGGACTACGCCGAGGACAGCGAGGCGGAGACGGATATGAACGTGGTGATGAATGACGCCGGGGCCTTCATCGAGGTGCAGGGCACCGCCGAGGGCCATGCCTTCAGGCGTGATGAGCTGGATGCCATGCTGGACCTAGCCCTCGAGGGGGGCAGGCGGATCCTGGAGGCCCAGCGCCTGGCCCTGGGGACGGCGTCATGA
- a CDS encoding YicC/YloC family endoribonuclease, translated as MLRSMTAYARREKECQWGTAAWELRSVNHRYLDITLRLPEELRHLEPRVRRRVADRLRRGKVECQLRLQLASDVAALSLNIDLVKNLAHLSRQVDEQVFSSSPVSSMDVLRWPGVIQTPPAAVDDMEPDVLACLDEALDELVATRDREGRRTEELLVERLEAMSPHVTLVRQRMPQVIAETRTRLRSRLEELQGELDQQRLEQEIVYFANRIDVAEELDRLDTHMDEVRRVITTGGEAGRRLDFLMQELNREANTLASKSAASDTTQAAVEIKVLIEQMREQVQNVE; from the coding sequence ATGCTTCGCAGTATGACCGCCTACGCCCGGCGGGAGAAAGAATGCCAGTGGGGCACGGCCGCCTGGGAACTGCGCTCGGTGAATCACCGCTACCTGGACATCACCCTGCGCTTGCCCGAAGAACTGCGCCACCTGGAGCCCCGGGTGCGCAGGCGGGTGGCAGACAGGCTGCGCCGCGGCAAGGTGGAATGCCAATTGCGCCTCCAGCTGGCCAGCGATGTCGCGGCCCTGTCCCTGAACATCGATCTGGTGAAAAACCTGGCCCACCTGAGCCGCCAGGTGGACGAACAGGTGTTCAGCTCGTCGCCGGTGTCCTCCATGGATGTGCTGCGCTGGCCCGGCGTGATCCAGACGCCCCCAGCCGCCGTGGACGATATGGAGCCCGACGTGCTGGCCTGTCTGGACGAGGCCCTGGACGAACTGGTGGCCACCCGCGATCGCGAAGGCCGGCGCACGGAGGAACTGCTGGTGGAACGGCTGGAGGCCATGTCGCCCCACGTGACCTTGGTGCGCCAACGCATGCCCCAGGTCATCGCTGAGACCCGCACCCGCCTGCGCAGCCGTCTCGAGGAACTCCAGGGGGAACTGGATCAGCAGCGCCTGGAACAGGAGATCGTCTACTTCGCCAACCGCATCGACGTGGCCGAGGAACTGGACCGCCTGGATACCCACATGGACGAGGTGCGGCGGGTCATCACCACGGGCGGCGAGGCCGGCCGGCGGCTGGACTTTCTCATGCAGGAACTCAACCGCGAGGCCAACACCCTGGCCTCCAAATCCGCGGCCTCGGACACCACCCAGGCGGCGGTGGAGATCAAGGTCCTCATCGAACAGATGCGCGAACAGGTACAAAACGTCGAATGA
- the gmk gene encoding guanylate kinase has protein sequence MSQGNLFVVSAPSGAGKTSLVRALLEAMPGVILSISATTRPARPGEQDGRDYFFVDREDFQQRRAQDAFLEHAEVFGNFYGTPRDWVEERLAEGLDVVLEIDWQGARQVRERMPAVSGIFVLPPSVAALAERLAGRGQDDEEVIARRMAAAREEIRHYDEFDYIVVNDDFDVALEDIKAIIRAARLGTSSQRVRQRPLLQDLLALPAANE, from the coding sequence ATGAGCCAAGGTAATCTCTTCGTGGTCTCCGCGCCCTCGGGGGCCGGCAAGACGAGTCTGGTGCGCGCCCTGCTGGAGGCCATGCCCGGCGTCATCCTCTCCATCTCCGCCACCACCCGCCCGGCGCGCCCGGGGGAACAGGACGGGCGGGATTATTTCTTCGTGGACCGGGAGGACTTCCAGCAACGCCGCGCCCAGGACGCCTTCCTGGAACACGCCGAGGTGTTCGGCAACTTCTACGGCACCCCCCGGGACTGGGTCGAGGAGCGGCTGGCGGAGGGCCTCGACGTGGTCCTCGAGATCGACTGGCAGGGCGCGCGCCAGGTGCGGGAGCGCATGCCCGCGGTGTCCGGTATATTCGTGCTGCCGCCGTCGGTGGCGGCCCTGGCCGAACGCCTGGCCGGGCGCGGCCAGGACGACGAAGAGGTCATCGCCCGGCGCATGGCGGCGGCCCGCGAAGAGATCCGCCACTACGATGAATTCGACTACATCGTGGTCAACGACGATTTCGACGTGGCCCTCGAGGATATCAAGGCCATCATCCGCGCCGCACGGCTGGGGACCTCGTCCCAACGGGTCCGGCAGCGCCCGCTGCTGCAAGACCTTTTGGCTTTGCCCGCGGCGAATGAGTAG
- the rpoZ gene encoding DNA-directed RNA polymerase subunit omega has translation MARVTVEDCLDNLDNRFQLVLVATKRARQLAMGAEPFVDPENDKPTVMALREIAEGKVGRSILDDVAARDHLGGSLVNEEELVEETRQQ, from the coding sequence ATGGCCCGAGTCACCGTTGAAGACTGTCTCGACAATCTCGATAACCGCTTCCAGCTCGTGCTGGTGGCCACCAAGCGCGCGCGCCAGCTGGCCATGGGGGCAGAGCCCTTCGTGGATCCGGAGAACGACAAACCCACCGTCATGGCCCTGCGCGAGATCGCCGAAGGCAAGGTGGGTCGCTCCATACTCGATGACGTGGCCGCGCGGGACCATCTGGGCGGGTCCCTGGTCAACGAGGAAGAGCTTGTCGAAGAGACCCGTCAACAGTAA